The genomic interval GACGTCATTGCCTTCATCGGAATCTACCTCGAAAAAAGTTCCATGTATGACACTGTGGCTAAAGAATTGCGCAAGATCCCTGAAATGGTTCGTCTGAATTACACCACCGGTAGTTATAGTATGTTTGCAGAGATCATTTGTAAGGACATTACCCAGCTGAGAAGGATACTACACGACGAGTTACAGAAAATAAAGGGTATAGAAAGGACCGAGACGCTGATATCACTGGAAGAAAGCTTTTACCGCACCATCAACGTTGTGGAATAAGGGGATCCCCCGCAACCCCTTCCTGTCTGCTTATCTTGTAGTGTAGCATCTGATGATCTGGCGGCCGGGAAGGGATCACTAATTTTATTACTATGGTTACAACAGAAATTGCCGATAAAATAAAGCGGCTGGAAGAGAAGTATGCCGCTATGGGTCAGGATCTATCCTCTTATCTTGACGGGCTCCTGTATGCGGATTACCTTACCTATTGGGATTATATTCAACTGGATGTTTTATTAAACCTGCAGCATCCCCGTACGCCTATACCCGATGAGAACATTTTCATTATTTACCACCAGATCACGGAACTGTATTTCAAGCTGACCTTACAGGCTATTGAGCAGGTATGCCAGGCGCCGGTGTTAACGGCCGACCTGTTCAAAACACAGCTGAAGCGTATCAATAACTATTTCCGCAACCTGATCAACTCTTTTGAGATCATGGTAGATGGAATGGACAAACAGCAGTTCCTGCAGTTCAGGATGGCGCTGTTGCCGGCCAGTGGCTTCCAGAGCGGCCAGTTCCGTAAGATAGAGATCTGTTCCACCAGCCTGGTAAACCTGGTGTATGAACCGCAACGGGAAGGCCTGAAGGGAAAAGAACTGTCTGAAGTACTGGATAACATCTACTGGCGGAGCGGGGCTACTGAGCTGGCTACCGGCAAGAAGACGCTGACCCTTCGACAGTTTGAGCAGAAGTATATGCATGAATTCCTTTTCCTGGCAGAGCGTTACAGGGAGAATAACATGCAGCTGCGCTACAAGCAACTGGCACCCGAAGTGCAACAGGAAGTAATGCCTTTGCTGAAGGAATATGACCTGAACATTAATGTGAAATGGCCATTGATGCATTATAAATCCGCTGTGAGATACCTCAACCGCAAGCCGGAAGACATTGCCGCAACAGGGGGAACCAACTGGCAGCAGTACCTTCCTCCCCGCCATAAACGGATTGTGTTCTTCCCTGAGATCTGGACAGAAGAAGAGCTTGAGAACTGGGGGAAACTGGCGTTCGAATAATTCTTAATTAGTATTTTTTTTGGTATGTTTGCATAGAACGGTAGCTTTCACATTAAAAGTCATTCCGTCCTGGAAGAAGACCAGGTACAAAGATGTTCTCCAATCAGCTTTTTGTTGCTTTGTGAATGCGCAAGCAGATCTTACCTTTCAAAATTTACACAGATATTATTTTTTTTAATTAGCCATATGGAATACAATACAACCCGTAACCATTTGATAATGAAGGAGTACGGAAGGAATATCCAGAAGATGATAGAATACGTGCTGAGTATCGAGGATGTAGACCACCGTCAAAGGAATGCCATGTCATTGATCGAGCTGATGGGTACGCTGAATCCTCACCTGCGCAATGTGGAGGACTTCAGGCATAAATTATGGGACCATTTGTTTTTAATATCCGATTTCAAACTGGATGTGGAATCTCCGTATCCAATCCCAACCAGGGAAACCCTGAGGGCAAAACCAGAGCGTTTGGCCTATCCTAAGAAATATCCCCGTAACCGTCACTTTGGTAAAAACCTGGAGATGGTGATCGATAAAGCGATCAATGAGGATAATCCTGAAAAGAAAGAAGGGTTCACCCAATGTATAGGCAACTACATGAAACTGGCTTATAGCAACTGGCACAAGGAAAGTGTGCATGATGATGCTATCAAGGCGGAATTAAACAGCATCACAGACGGCAAGCTGGAATTCCAGCCGGGTTATACCCCTCCTCCAAGTGCTGCTGCAATTGCCAACGCGCCTAACTTCAATACAAGCGCTGAGTTCCTGCCACGCACCGGCGGCAGCGGTGGTAGCGGCGGTGGAAGTAACAAACGTAAGAACTTCCAGCAGAACAAGTTCAAGAACAACAGCGGTAAAAGCAGTAACAAGCACAGTAACAACAAATACAATAAAAACAGGAACAAGTGAGTAGTGCTTTTGAAGTAAGAGGCGGCAACCGTCTGAAAGGGGAAATTGTGCCCCAGGGTGCCAAGAACGAAGCTTTACAGATTATCAGCGCTGTCCTCCTGACAGCCGAAAAAGTAACCATCAGCAACATACCCGATATCCTTGACGTGAATCTGCTCATCGAGTTGCTGGGAGACATGGGAGTGAAAACCAACAGGATCAGCCGCGATACCTGCGAGTTCCAGGCTGACCAGATCAATCTTCCTTACCTGGAGAGTGCAGAATTCAAAAAGAAATCAGGCCGGCTGAGAGGTTCGGTAATGATAGCGGGGCCTTTACTGGCGCGCTTTGGGAAAGCATATATCCCCAAACCGGGCGGCGATAAAATAGGACGTCGCAGGCTGGATACCCATATCATCGGTTTTGAGAAGCTGGGTGTCAGATTTGTATACGATAATGATGATAATTACTTCCGCCTGGAAGCCGGAGACGGTGGCCTGAAAGGAGCTTATATGCTGCTGGACGAGCCTTCAGTGACCGGAACTGCCAATATTGTAATGGCGGCGGTTATGGCCAGCGGAGTGACCACTATTTATAACGCAGCATGCGAGCCTTACCTGCAGCAGTTGTGCAAGATGCTGAACAGCATGGGCGCCAACATTACAGGTGTAGGGTCAAACCTGCTGACCATCCAGGGAGTACCATCCCTGAAAGGATGCAGCCATGCTATGTTGCCGGATATGATCGAGATCGGTTCCTTCATCGGGCTGGCGGCCATGACCCAGTCTGAGATCACCATCAAGAACGCCGGTGTACAACACCTGGGCATCATTCCTGAAAAGTTCCGTCAGCTGGGTATTCAGCTGGAGATCAGGGATAATGATATTTATATCCCCGCGCAGGACAAGTACGAGATCCAGACTTTCCTGGATGGATCTATTCTCACCATATCCGACCATCCGTGGCCCGGATTCACGCCAGACCTGCTGAGTATTGTACTGGTAGTAGCTACCCAGGCAAAAGGCAGCGTGATGATCCACCAGAAGATGTTTGAAAGCAGGTTGTTCTTCGTGGATAAACTGATAGATATGGGTGCACAGATCGTATTGTGCGATCCGCACCGTGCAGTAGTGATAGGCCTGGGAAGACAGCATGCCCTGAGAGGTATTACCATGTCATCACCGGATATCCGTGCAGGTGTATCCCTCCTGATCGCTGCATTGAGCGCAGAAGGAAAGAGCACTATTCAAAACATTGAACAGATAGACCGCGGTTACCAATATATCGACGAACGATTGAGAAAACTGGGTGCAGATATCAAAAGAGTCTGACAATATTAAGGAATACTGCAAGCTGCAAGAGATTGGCGCGAACGATCATATTTCATATGGTAATGCCCGCACCAATCGCTTGCAGCTTGTGATTTATAGCGGAACCAGGATAATTAGCAGCAGAACATGACCAATAAGATCATCATTATCACTGCTCCCTCCGGAGCAGGTAAAACCACCATTGTAAAGAAGCTGTTGTCTGAACTGCCACAGCTTGCATTTTCTATTTCAGCTACTACCCGTACTGCCAGGGAAACAGAAGTACATGGGAAAGATTATTATTTCCTGTCCCTGGACGATTTCCATCAGAAAATAGACGATAACGCTTTTGCGGAGTATGAAATGGTGTATGCAGGGAAATATTATGGTACCCTGAAAAGCGAGTTACAACGTATATGGGATGAAGGGAAAGTTCCTATGGTGGATATTGATGTGAAGGGCGCCTTGTCAATAAAGGAGAAATACCATAACGGCGTACTCACTATTTTCATTGCACCGCCAACGTTGGACACCCTACGGGTACGCCTCAGCGAACGCGGCACGGAAACGCAGGCCTCCCTGGAGGAAAGGCTGGGAAAGGCACGGTATGAGATGTCTTTCTCCCATGAATTTGACGAAATTGTAGTGAACGATGACCTGGAAACGGCATATACTGCTGTAAAGAAGCTGGTAACAGGATTCCTGCAGTAACAGGTAATGTTCCGGTGCAATCTTTGTATAAGGAATGACCGTACTTATTATGTGGAATCTATAATTCCTTATTTTTGAACTATATTATGGATACTTATACACTCCTGATCCTGGCTATACTGGTATTGCTGGCAGGTTTCTTTGCCGGGTTGGAAACGGCTTTCGCCAATGTGAACAAGTTGAGCATTGAGCTGAAAAAGAAACAGGGCCGTGCTACCGGTAAAATACTGGCCAGCTTCAATGACAACCCCTCCCGCTTTCTGGCCACCAGTCTGTTGGGATTAACTATTGTTGTGGTGATATACGGGATTATGTTCCATAGCTTCCTGCAGCCAATATGGAACCTGATGTTGCCCCCACAGCAGAACACTATCCAGCAGCCAATATTCCTGTTTATTGACGTGATATTTGGTACGCTGATCCTGCTGACGTTTGGCTTCTTTATTCCCCGTGCTATTTTCCGTTCCCGCCCGGAAGGATTACTAAGCTTTTTTGCCTTACCCATTTCCGTGATCTCCAAACCACTGTATGTGATAGGCAGTCTGCTCGTATCTATTTCGGAGTGGATCCTGAAGTACCTGTTCAATGTGCGTATCGTGGAAAGCGCTACCAGCTTCCCACGTGTCGATGTAGAGCATTTCATCCGCCAATCGCAACAGCATGTAACGGAGAACCAGGAACTGAACACAGAGCTGTTTGAAAATGCATTGTCGCTCGCACATGTGAAGATCCGCGGATGCCTGATACCCCGTAAGGAAATTGAAGCGCTGGAGATCAGCAGCCCGATCTCAGATGCACAGCGAAAATTCATGGAGACCAAACTCTCCAAGATCATCATTTACGAGAACACGATCGACAATATCCTCGGGTACATTCATCAGCTGGACATGTTTAAAAGTCCTGCTGAAATATCAGCCATTCTTCACCCGATACTGGCAGTGCCTGAAACGATGAGCGCCATTGACCTGCTGAGCAAATTCAACAAAGAGCGCAGAAGCATTGCCTGGGTAGTGGATGAATTTGGTGGAACGGCCGGTATTGTAACTATTGAGGACGTTTTAGAGGAGATCTTCGGAGAGATCAAGGATGAGCATGACGTAGAAGAATTCGTGGAAAAGCAGATAGCTGAAAAAGAATATATTTTTTCCGGAAGGCTGGAGCTCGATTACCTGAATGAAAAATACGGTTTTGATTTTCCGGAAGATGAGAGTGAAACTTTATCCGGGTATATCATCAATCACCATGAAAAAATTCCCCGCCTGAAGGAGAGAATAATCATCGACGATTATGAGTTTGACGTGCTGAATGTGACAGAAACGCGGATAGAAATGGTAAAAATGAAGGTTCTCTAACGAAATTCAGGATAAATTAACTTTTTATATCTTCGGATTGCATTTTTTAGTTGCTTAAATGTCAACTATTTAGGAGAACTTACTACTTTTTATAAAAGAAAAGAAATCAAGAATTGATATTCTTATTATTTTTTTAATATATTTGCAGTGTCGTTAAACATCGCGCCTGCTAAAACGATTTAAAAAAAGTAGTAGGTAATTAACACGAATTTTATACATTTGCTGCAGATGATGTAACACAATGATTTGATTTTTGTTAAAAGGATGTAAAAAAAATTGTTACAACATTGATAATAACATATTTCTTTCTATTTTTGTGATAGAAATTTAAAAGTAACCAGAAACACTAACATCTTGAAAGCTTGCCATCAATCGGATGCAATGTGAATCTGGAAACAAAGACATTCTCGAATTCAACTTTTTTGGGGTTAACAAACAATGGATGAAAGGCCGGCTCTTGATTCTTCTCGGGCTGGCTCTTTTTTTTGCCCTATTCGGAACAAATGCGCTTTTTGACCCTCCCCTGAGTTTTCAACCTGATCACCTTTTTTGCGTTGCAACCCGGGCTAGAATACATCCGCCGGTAGGCGAGCGGTATCCAACCTTTCCGGTTTACAATTTAATGCACTGTTTTACAGAATTGTCCCTTGTTGTTTTGAGCCCTTTATCCCCTGCATTTTATCATTGATGTGGCATAACTGCCGCTTACCTTTAATTTCCCTTAAAACTTTCTACTAATAGGGGTACTTGCTCTGTTTTGTTGGATGCAACAGCTATATTTGTGCCCTTAGGATAAAACATTCAGCCCGACTAAAGATATGTTCAAGAAAATTTTTGCAAATAATGAGGAGAAAGCAGAGATGTCTTTCTTTGACCACCTGGAAGACCTGCGCTGGCATATAGTGCGTTCGATCATTGCGCTGATAGTAGTAAGCATTTTTGGATTTGTATATACCAAAGAAATACTGGATGATGTGATCTTTGGCCCCACAAACGCTAATTTCCCTTCATATGTGGCGCTATGTAAGCTGGGCCACCTGGTTGGATTAGGCGATAAACTGTGTATCACTCCTGTACCCATCGTCTTCCAGAACCACGTGCTGGTAGGCCAGGTGATGTTGCAGTTTAAACTGGCCTTTATATTCGGCCTGGTAGTGGCATTCCCTTATATTTTCTGGGAGTTCTGGCGCTTTATAAAACCTGCGCTGAAAGAGCGTGAACTAAGAGGGGCGAGAGGGATCATTTTCTGGGTATCTTTCCAGTTCTTCCTGGGTATTGCCTTCAGTTATTTCCTGATGGCGCCTTTTACCATCAACTTCCTGGCAGGATATACTGTTACAGATAAAGCGGTCAACCAATTCTTCATTGACGATTATTTCGGCTTGATGACCCAGATCGTATTAGGGATGGGTATTTTATTTGAGTTACCGATCCTGGTTTTCTTCCTGACGAAGATCGGTTTTATCACACCGTCTTTCCTGCGTACTTACAGAAGACATGCGATAGTGGTGATACTGGTGCTGGCTGCTGTTATTACGCCTCCGGATGTAATAGACCAGCTGATCGTATTTACACCTTTGTATCTTTTATACGAAATAAGTATTTATATTTCGGGCAGAGCGTTGAAAGGAATGGAGAAAGCAGAGAATGAAGTAGAAGAATGGTCTTGATCTGACGCGTGTTAATGAGGCATAACGCGGAATGTCCCTTGTAACATACATAGGATATTCCGCGTTGGGCTTTCAGACTTTGCTTCACTTTTTAAATTTTTGATTTATGTCATCACAACCATTATTTAATCTTACGTTGCCGGTAGCCATAGGCTCTGACCATGCGGGATTTGAACATAAAGAAGAGATCATCTCTTACCTGGAAGGGAAGGGGCTGAAAGTGAAAGATGTCGGAGCGCATTCGGGCGATTCGGCGGATTATCCTGATTTTGCGCATCCGGTGGCTACACTCGTGGAGAGAGAGCAGGCTGCTTTTGGTATCCTGGTATGTGGCAGTGGTAATGGAGTTGCTATCACGGCAAACAAACACCAGGGCATAAGGGCCGCTATCTGCTGGGGCGAGGAATTGTCGCGCCTGGCGCGTGCTCACAACAATGCAAATGTGCTGTGTATCCCTGCACGTTTTGTTGATGATAGTGTTGCAAAACAAATTGTAGATGTATTCATCGGGACGCAATTTGAAGGTGGCCGTCATGAGAACAGAGTAAGAAAAATAGCCTGTTTGTAGGCATAACAAGGTCAGCCTTACAAAGAAATAAACGCTGATTACCGCTATATAGAAAAAGCGATAATCAGCGTTTATTATTTATATGTTATACCCCCTTGTTTTTTTGGTAAATACAATTGCTTTCATTAAATTGTGTTAAGAGTCAGTCAGTTGGATGTTTTTCGTTCGTATTTTATCTAGCATTTTCGATGTGTGTGTTTAAGTATTTGATTACCCAATAAAGTAAAACTAAGAGATCAATTTTCGTCGCTAACCATCAGATACTTGCAAATCGAAAAAAGGAAATCAATTAACAATTAAGAAATAAGAAAACAATTCAGGAACCGTAAGAGAGAGTCACAGTATTTCCCCAGTACACTAACCAAAAAACAAATTTATGGAAA from Chitinophaga filiformis carries:
- a CDS encoding Lrp/AsnC ligand binding domain-containing protein; this translates as MSHNLNIDKLDLQIISEMMHNAEISYADLGKKLFVSGGTIHVRMKKLQELGIVKGTKLHVDLKMIGYDVIAFIGIYLEKSSMYDTVAKELRKIPEMVRLNYTTGSYSMFAEIICKDITQLRRILHDELQKIKGIERTETLISLEESFYRTINVVE
- the rpiB gene encoding ribose 5-phosphate isomerase B, whose translation is MSSQPLFNLTLPVAIGSDHAGFEHKEEIISYLEGKGLKVKDVGAHSGDSADYPDFAHPVATLVEREQAAFGILVCGSGNGVAITANKHQGIRAAICWGEELSRLARAHNNANVLCIPARFVDDSVAKQIVDVFIGTQFEGGRHENRVRKIACL
- a CDS encoding DUF4290 domain-containing protein; protein product: MEYNTTRNHLIMKEYGRNIQKMIEYVLSIEDVDHRQRNAMSLIELMGTLNPHLRNVEDFRHKLWDHLFLISDFKLDVESPYPIPTRETLRAKPERLAYPKKYPRNRHFGKNLEMVIDKAINEDNPEKKEGFTQCIGNYMKLAYSNWHKESVHDDAIKAELNSITDGKLEFQPGYTPPPSAAAIANAPNFNTSAEFLPRTGGSGGSGGGSNKRKNFQQNKFKNNSGKSSNKHSNNKYNKNRNK
- a CDS encoding hemolysin family protein, with product MNYIMDTYTLLILAILVLLAGFFAGLETAFANVNKLSIELKKKQGRATGKILASFNDNPSRFLATSLLGLTIVVVIYGIMFHSFLQPIWNLMLPPQQNTIQQPIFLFIDVIFGTLILLTFGFFIPRAIFRSRPEGLLSFFALPISVISKPLYVIGSLLVSISEWILKYLFNVRIVESATSFPRVDVEHFIRQSQQHVTENQELNTELFENALSLAHVKIRGCLIPRKEIEALEISSPISDAQRKFMETKLSKIIIYENTIDNILGYIHQLDMFKSPAEISAILHPILAVPETMSAIDLLSKFNKERRSIAWVVDEFGGTAGIVTIEDVLEEIFGEIKDEHDVEEFVEKQIAEKEYIFSGRLELDYLNEKYGFDFPEDESETLSGYIINHHEKIPRLKERIIIDDYEFDVLNVTETRIEMVKMKVL
- the murA gene encoding UDP-N-acetylglucosamine 1-carboxyvinyltransferase, translating into MSSAFEVRGGNRLKGEIVPQGAKNEALQIISAVLLTAEKVTISNIPDILDVNLLIELLGDMGVKTNRISRDTCEFQADQINLPYLESAEFKKKSGRLRGSVMIAGPLLARFGKAYIPKPGGDKIGRRRLDTHIIGFEKLGVRFVYDNDDNYFRLEAGDGGLKGAYMLLDEPSVTGTANIVMAAVMASGVTTIYNAACEPYLQQLCKMLNSMGANITGVGSNLLTIQGVPSLKGCSHAMLPDMIEIGSFIGLAAMTQSEITIKNAGVQHLGIIPEKFRQLGIQLEIRDNDIYIPAQDKYEIQTFLDGSILTISDHPWPGFTPDLLSIVLVVATQAKGSVMIHQKMFESRLFFVDKLIDMGAQIVLCDPHRAVVIGLGRQHALRGITMSSPDIRAGVSLLIAALSAEGKSTIQNIEQIDRGYQYIDERLRKLGADIKRV
- the gmk gene encoding guanylate kinase, translated to MTNKIIIITAPSGAGKTTIVKKLLSELPQLAFSISATTRTARETEVHGKDYYFLSLDDFHQKIDDNAFAEYEMVYAGKYYGTLKSELQRIWDEGKVPMVDIDVKGALSIKEKYHNGVLTIFIAPPTLDTLRVRLSERGTETQASLEERLGKARYEMSFSHEFDEIVVNDDLETAYTAVKKLVTGFLQ
- the tatC gene encoding twin-arginine translocase subunit TatC translates to MFKKIFANNEEKAEMSFFDHLEDLRWHIVRSIIALIVVSIFGFVYTKEILDDVIFGPTNANFPSYVALCKLGHLVGLGDKLCITPVPIVFQNHVLVGQVMLQFKLAFIFGLVVAFPYIFWEFWRFIKPALKERELRGARGIIFWVSFQFFLGIAFSYFLMAPFTINFLAGYTVTDKAVNQFFIDDYFGLMTQIVLGMGILFELPILVFFLTKIGFITPSFLRTYRRHAIVVILVLAAVITPPDVIDQLIVFTPLYLLYEISIYISGRALKGMEKAENEVEEWS
- a CDS encoding tryptophan 2,3-dioxygenase family protein, with translation MVTTEIADKIKRLEEKYAAMGQDLSSYLDGLLYADYLTYWDYIQLDVLLNLQHPRTPIPDENIFIIYHQITELYFKLTLQAIEQVCQAPVLTADLFKTQLKRINNYFRNLINSFEIMVDGMDKQQFLQFRMALLPASGFQSGQFRKIEICSTSLVNLVYEPQREGLKGKELSEVLDNIYWRSGATELATGKKTLTLRQFEQKYMHEFLFLAERYRENNMQLRYKQLAPEVQQEVMPLLKEYDLNINVKWPLMHYKSAVRYLNRKPEDIAATGGTNWQQYLPPRHKRIVFFPEIWTEEELENWGKLAFE